The Megasphaera stantonii genome includes a window with the following:
- a CDS encoding putative hydro-lyase: MDLAKASPAEVRSLIRAGELDKPTSGMCAPYAQANMAVLPKELAFDFLLFTQRNKVPCPVLDVTEAGSPVPKLVAPKADLRHDIPRYRIYRHGELTDEVTDAAPFWRDDLVAFLLGCSFSFEGPMIEAGLEIRHITDNHNVPMYKTNIECVPAGVFHGPMVVSMRPMKPADAIRAVQITTRMPFVHGAPIHIGDPEAIGISDIDKPDFGERSDIKPGEVPVFWACGVTPQAVAMAVKPEFMITHAPGYMFITDVLNSQLSIM; the protein is encoded by the coding sequence ATGGATTTAGCGAAAGCGTCTCCGGCAGAAGTGCGAAGCCTCATCCGGGCCGGAGAATTGGATAAGCCGACGAGCGGCATGTGCGCTCCCTACGCCCAGGCCAATATGGCCGTGCTGCCGAAGGAACTGGCCTTTGATTTCCTGCTGTTCACGCAGCGCAACAAGGTGCCCTGCCCCGTGTTGGACGTGACGGAAGCCGGCTCTCCCGTGCCGAAGCTCGTGGCTCCCAAAGCCGACCTGCGGCACGACATACCGCGGTACCGCATTTATCGCCATGGCGAGCTGACTGACGAAGTGACCGATGCCGCGCCGTTCTGGCGCGACGATTTGGTGGCCTTTTTGCTGGGCTGCAGTTTTTCTTTTGAAGGCCCCATGATAGAGGCGGGCCTGGAAATCCGCCACATTACGGACAACCACAACGTGCCCATGTACAAGACGAATATCGAGTGCGTGCCGGCCGGCGTATTTCACGGTCCCATGGTCGTGTCCATGCGGCCCATGAAGCCTGCCGATGCGATCCGGGCCGTGCAGATTACGACGCGCATGCCCTTCGTCCACGGCGCGCCGATCCACATCGGCGATCCCGAAGCCATCGGCATTTCCGACATCGACAAGCCCGACTTCGGCGAGCGGTCCGACATCAAGCCAGGCGAAGTGCCCGTCTTCTGGGCCTGCGGCGTGACGCCTCAGGCCGTGGCCATGGCCGTGAAGCCGGAGTTCATGATTACCCATGCGCCGGGCTACATGTTCATTACGGACGTCCTGAATTCGCAGCTGTCCATCATGTAA